A region of Halalkaliarchaeum desulfuricum DNA encodes the following proteins:
- a CDS encoding hybrid sensor histidine kinase/response regulator, which translates to MDGPIRVLHVDDEPDFAEVAAEFLRRRDGRFEVTVETDPVEALERLPEENVDCVLSDYEMPNLDGIEFLERIREQYPDLPFVLYTSEGSEQIASEAISAGVTDYLQKESGTGQYAILANRIENAVEQYRARRILSERTRQLERLYGNLPGMVYRCENEPGWPMEHVGGAVEELTGYDAAAIESGEVNWGENVLHPDDHEETWEDIQQELEEGASFETTYRIVTKAGETKWVWEQGTAVYADDSGRAIDGVHVNANDVGDGNGDGNGDGNGDGTEDGTNAELLVLEGFITDVTDQREHERELQRAFDELEGILEGLNDAVFLHDLDGAMLYVNEAAVDRLGYSREELLELSPRDFAVSVDDDEYQRRLEELETEGSLVFETVHLTEDGDRIPAEINATITMYRGERAVLSVARDVTEQKRQEAQRRRRSARITALHDVATEIGSSETREEVYEQVVNAAEDILSFDIAIADAAEGDTLVPMAVSSEISTDQYYDETDVDADDNLAARAYRTGESSVVEDLMKRDAAPADTAFRSAITVPVGDHGVFQAVSTAPGAFDDDDLELVELLVAHAASRLEQLDRTQRLRRRTQQLKRQNERLDEFASIVSHDLRNPLSVASGRLELAREECDSSHLEDVVRSLDRSEALIEDLLTLARKGTGVAEVEPVDLRKIVEGCWNNVETDDVTVQIETELVVRADESRLRQLLENLFRNSVEHGSTSSRTESDDAGKADRNVTVTVGDLDGSDGFYVEDDGPGIPEGEHEQVFETGYTTASDGTGLGLSIVKRIAEAHGWEIAAIADETGGARFEISGVEIAD; encoded by the coding sequence ATGGATGGGCCGATCCGGGTTCTCCACGTCGACGACGAACCCGACTTCGCCGAGGTGGCCGCCGAGTTTCTGCGACGGCGGGACGGACGGTTCGAGGTGACAGTCGAGACCGATCCCGTCGAGGCCCTCGAGCGACTCCCCGAAGAGAACGTCGACTGCGTCCTCTCGGATTACGAGATGCCGAACCTCGACGGGATCGAGTTCCTCGAGCGCATCCGCGAGCAGTATCCCGACTTGCCGTTCGTGCTGTACACCAGCGAGGGGAGCGAACAGATCGCGAGCGAAGCGATCTCGGCGGGCGTGACCGACTACCTCCAGAAGGAATCAGGGACCGGCCAGTACGCGATCCTCGCGAATCGGATCGAAAATGCCGTCGAGCAGTACCGGGCACGTCGGATCCTCTCGGAACGCACCCGCCAGCTCGAGCGGCTCTACGGCAACCTCCCCGGGATGGTGTACCGGTGTGAAAACGAGCCGGGATGGCCGATGGAACACGTCGGCGGGGCCGTCGAGGAGCTCACGGGCTACGACGCGGCTGCGATCGAATCGGGCGAGGTGAACTGGGGAGAGAACGTTCTTCACCCCGACGACCACGAGGAAACGTGGGAGGACATCCAGCAGGAACTCGAGGAGGGAGCGTCTTTCGAGACGACCTACCGGATCGTGACGAAGGCGGGAGAAACGAAGTGGGTGTGGGAGCAGGGAACAGCCGTGTACGCCGACGACAGTGGCAGGGCAATCGACGGAGTGCACGTCAACGCCAATGACGTCGGCGACGGTAACGGCGACGGTAACGGCGACGGTAACGGCGACGGAACCGAGGACGGAACCAACGCCGAACTCCTCGTTCTCGAGGGGTTCATCACCGACGTCACCGACCAGCGCGAACACGAACGCGAACTCCAACGTGCGTTCGACGAGTTAGAGGGGATCCTCGAGGGATTGAACGACGCGGTCTTCCTCCACGATCTGGACGGGGCGATGCTGTACGTGAACGAGGCTGCAGTGGATCGGCTGGGCTATTCCCGGGAGGAACTCCTGGAACTGTCACCCAGGGACTTCGCCGTCTCGGTAGACGACGACGAGTATCAGCGGCGGCTCGAGGAGCTCGAAACGGAGGGATCGCTGGTGTTCGAGACCGTCCATCTGACTGAAGACGGCGACCGGATCCCTGCCGAGATCAACGCCACGATCACGATGTATCGGGGCGAGCGGGCGGTGCTCAGCGTGGCACGGGACGTCACCGAACAGAAGCGGCAGGAGGCACAGCGACGGCGACGGAGCGCACGGATCACCGCACTTCACGACGTGGCGACCGAGATCGGCAGCAGCGAGACTCGGGAGGAAGTCTACGAACAGGTCGTGAACGCAGCCGAGGATATCCTCTCGTTCGACATCGCCATCGCCGACGCGGCCGAGGGTGACACGCTGGTTCCGATGGCCGTCTCCTCGGAGATTTCGACGGATCAGTACTACGACGAGACCGACGTCGACGCCGACGACAACCTCGCGGCGAGAGCCTACCGAACGGGCGAGTCGTCGGTGGTCGAGGACCTCATGAAACGCGACGCCGCGCCCGCTGACACGGCGTTCCGTTCGGCGATCACGGTCCCGGTCGGTGATCACGGCGTCTTTCAGGCGGTCTCGACGGCCCCCGGCGCCTTCGACGACGACGACCTCGAGTTGGTCGAACTGCTGGTGGCACACGCCGCCTCCCGGCTCGAGCAACTCGACCGGACACAGCGTCTCCGGCGGCGAACCCAGCAGCTCAAGCGTCAAAACGAGCGGCTCGACGAGTTCGCCTCGATCGTCTCCCACGACCTCCGGAACCCCCTGAGCGTGGCCAGCGGCCGGCTCGAACTCGCCCGCGAGGAGTGTGACAGCTCGCACCTCGAGGACGTCGTGCGGTCGCTCGATCGCAGCGAGGCGCTGATCGAAGATCTCCTCACCCTCGCCCGCAAGGGAACCGGAGTCGCCGAGGTCGAACCCGTCGATCTCCGGAAGATCGTCGAGGGGTGCTGGAACAACGTCGAGACCGACGATGTGACAGTGCAAATCGAGACCGAACTCGTGGTTCGAGCCGACGAGAGTCGCCTCCGACAGCTGCTCGAGAACCTCTTTCGGAACAGCGTGGAGCACGGCTCCACGAGCAGTCGGACAGAGTCCGACGACGCCGGGAAAGCCGACCGGAACGTCACGGTTACCGTCGGCGACCTCGACGGCAGCGACGGCTTCTACGTCGAAGACGACGGGCCGGGGATCCCCGAGGGAGAACACGAACAGGTGTTCGAAACCGGCTACACGACCGCCAGCGACGGGACCGGCCTCGGGCTGTCGATCGTCAAGCGCATCGCCGAGGCGCACGGCTGGGAGATCGCTGCGATCGCCGACGAAACCGGCGGAGCTCGCTTCGAGATCTCCGGCGTCGAGATCGCAGACTGA
- a CDS encoding AAA family ATPase, with protein sequence MTDATNPAGTPVGETAALSAAEASTIAERIAENVGRVILGKGEVIDHVLVTVLARGHLLLEDVPGVGKTMLARAFARSVDCSFKRVQFTPDLLPSDVTGSNVYNRKTGDFEFRPGPVFANVVLGDEINRAPPKTQSALLEAMEESQVTVDGETRRLPDPFVVIATQNDVEPGRTYDLPMAEIDRFTKKLRIGYPSESEETEMLDRLRGRHPIESIDSVATTDELRRARETASRIDAGEPVRSYVSRLARFTRERAGLGASPRGSLALLRASQARALLEGREYVVPDDVQTEAESVLAHRVRPETGGTTGREIVEEALSTVAVE encoded by the coding sequence ATGACAGATGCTACCAACCCCGCCGGGACGCCGGTCGGCGAGACGGCGGCGCTGTCGGCGGCCGAGGCGTCGACGATCGCCGAGCGGATCGCCGAGAACGTCGGTCGGGTGATCCTCGGGAAAGGGGAGGTGATCGACCACGTGCTGGTGACGGTTCTCGCCCGGGGTCACCTGCTGCTCGAGGACGTTCCCGGCGTCGGAAAGACGATGCTCGCACGCGCGTTCGCACGGTCGGTCGACTGTTCGTTCAAGCGCGTCCAGTTCACCCCCGATCTGCTCCCCTCGGACGTCACCGGATCGAACGTGTACAACCGAAAGACCGGCGACTTCGAGTTCCGTCCCGGCCCGGTGTTCGCGAACGTGGTGTTGGGCGACGAGATCAACCGCGCGCCGCCGAAAACCCAGTCGGCGCTGCTGGAGGCGATGGAGGAGTCACAGGTGACCGTCGACGGGGAAACCAGACGACTGCCGGACCCGTTCGTGGTCATCGCAACTCAAAACGACGTCGAGCCGGGGCGGACCTACGATCTCCCGATGGCCGAGATCGACCGGTTCACCAAGAAACTCCGGATCGGCTACCCCTCCGAGAGCGAGGAGACGGAGATGCTCGACCGGCTTCGCGGGCGGCACCCCATCGAGTCGATCGACTCGGTGGCCACCACCGACGAGCTCCGACGGGCACGCGAGACCGCAAGCCGAATCGACGCCGGCGAACCCGTCCGCTCGTACGTCTCCCGACTCGCCCGGTTCACCCGGGAACGGGCCGGACTCGGTGCGAGTCCCCGGGGGAGCCTCGCGTTGTTGCGGGCCTCCCAGGCGCGAGCGCTGCTCGAGGGCCGGGAGTACGTCGTCCCCGACGACGTCCAGACGGAGGCGGAAAGCGTGCTCGCCCACCGGGTCCGACCGGAAACCGGCGGAACGACCGGTCGAGAGATCGTCGAGGAGGCGCTCTCGACGGTCGCCGTCGAGTAA